TTCCATCCGTTGCTCTCCCGGCGGAATCGGCTGCTGGCCGGCCGAGCCGTCCCCTTTCCAGATGACCCGGTAAAACATGACCCGAACTTCGTGGCGGGTCCTCTCCGGATTCAACGGCCTCGTAATCAACGTCGCGGCGATTTTTTGATGGAGATCGACGGGAATGACGATCGGAGGTTGCTGCACCAACACCAGCGCGGAGCTGAACAGAAAAATAAAAAAGCGGCTGATGTCCTGGCCGTGCTCCCGCGCGCTCCGTTCCTTCGTCGCCCGCAGAAACCCCACCTCCCGCGCGCTTTCCTCGATTTGGAATCCCAGGTCTTGCAACACGGCCGCCGAGGCGGACAGGAGTTCCGTCTCGTCTTTGGTCTCGAAGAGACGGGTCTGCATGGCCCTGTGGGCAGGGCTCTCCGCAGTCAATTGAAAGAATTCGGCGGGTTGCGTCTGAGGGACGCAACCCATCAGGTGGCCGGCCAGGACCGCCCCCCCGACCATTGTTTCCCATCGCCCCTTCGTCATGAGCCGGTCCGCCTAGAACTGCGTATAATTGTAGGCGAAGTCGCGCACCTTTTTGTCTTCGTCATATTTGATGATGATGGTGAGGGTCCGCTGCCGCTGGGAGCTGGAGCTGTCGCGCGCGCTGGTTCCGAGAATAATGAGGCCCGCGAAGGACGACCTGGCCGTGTCAACCCGGTCGGTGGAAACCTTGTCGTAGATCCACACCTCCCGGCGCTTCTCATCGGTCGTCACGATGTTGGGGCTTCCCAGCAATTCCGCGACTTGCGAAGCCGGCATGCCGACCTTGATCTCCCCCTGCACTTTGCCGACGGTCAACCGGTCTTCTTTGATCTCCGCCGTACCGCCCCCGCAGCCGGCCGCCATCGCCACACACACACCCAGCGCCACCCATAGCCTTTTCATCGAACGTCCCTCCTCGCGTTGTGCGTCACGGTCTCCGCCGGATGGCCGGCTCCGCTTTTTTACGGGGAAGCTTACACGTTCCGGACGGAGAAATCACCCGATCGGTTCCGCGTTTCTTCAGGCAGGCTCTTCGTCGTCCTCGTGATGGTCGCCGTACGGAGAAGGGATCCCATAACGTTTGCATTTCTCCCAGAGCGCCTTGCGCGACAGACCTAGCACCTTGGACGCCGTCGTCCGGCTTCCCTCGACCCGCTCCAAAACGGAGACGATGTATTCCTTTTCAAATTGCTCGCGCGCCGCCGCGAGCGGCATCAACGGTCTGTGGGCGGCTTGCTTGCCACCGGTCAATCCTTCGTTGCAAAAGCCGCACGACTCTTGCGGGGGGCCGCCAAGATAGGGACAGGACTGAAAGCCGCAGAGATCGGTCGGCTCAATCACCTGGCGCTCATGGCCTAAGGCCACCGCCCGCTCGACGATGTTTTCCAGCTCGCGCACGTTTCCCGGATAGGAATATCGCAGCAACAGCTCGCGGGCTGCCGGCGAGAACCCCTTGAGCTTTTTGTTCAGTTTGGCGGCGCAGGTTTCGATGACGTGCTCCGCAATGAGCATGATGTCTTCCCGCCGTTCCCGGAGCGGCGGAATCACGATTTGCACCACGTTCAGCCGATAAAACAGATCGTCGCGAAACCGACCCTGGGCGACCTCTTTGCGAAGATCCTTTTGGGTGGCGCACACCAATCGGACGTCGGCGTCGATGGTGTCGTTACCTCCGACCCGCTCGAACTTCCTCTCCTGAAGCACTCGCAGCAACTTCACCTGGACCACCGGCGACAGTTCCCCGATTTCATCCAGGAACAACGTCCCCCGATGGGCCAATTCAAATCGCCCTCGTCGCTGGCGGAGGGCGCCGGTGAAGGCGCCTTTCTCGTGGCCGAACAGCTCGGCCTCCAGCAACGTTTCCGGCAGGGCGGCGCAACTCACCTTGATCAACGGGCCGTCCCGCCGCGGACTGTTCTGATGCACCGCATTGGCGACCAGTTCCTTCCCCGTTCCGCTTTCGCCCAGAATCAATACCGTCGAATCGGTCGCCGCGACCAGCTTGATCTTTTCCAAGACCGCCCGCATCCGGCTGTTGGCTCCCAGAATGCCGCCGAAGCTGAACTTGTTCTCCAACGTCGCCTTGAGGTCCTCGTTTTCTCGCCGCAGCATCACGACGCGCGCGATCCGCTCGATGATCAACAACAGTTCGTCCATCTGGAACGGTTTGGTGACGTAGTCCGCCGCTCCCAGTTTCATCGCCCCCACCGCCGTTTCCACGGAACCGTGCGCGGTGATGACCACCACCTCCGTTTCAGAACTCCGATCCTTGGCCGCTTTCAGGACGGTCAGCCCGTCGCAGCCGGGCAGCCGGAGATCGGTGATCACCACGTCGAACCGTCTCTGCCCGACGGCCTCGACACCCTCCATCCCGGACGAAGCCGTCTGCACATCGTATCCGACGGCCTCCAGCGCATCCACCATCGAGAGCCGAATCAACGGCTCATCGTCCACCAGCAGGATCGAGAGTCCTTTCACGGAGCCCGCTCCACCAACGAATGATCGCGCGATACCGGCAAGCACAGCGTGAACGTGGTCCCCTTGCCGACCTCGCTGTCCACCAAAATTCTGCCGCCGTGCCGTTCGACGATGCCCAGATTGACGGACAGGCCCAATCCCGTCCCTTCGCCCTCGCCTTTCGTCGTAAAGAAGGGATCGAACACACGGGGGAGGATGGACGGAGGGATGCCGGAGCCGGTATCGCGGACTTCGACTCGGCAGACTCCCTCGGCGATCGAGGTCCGAATGGTCAAGACGCCTCCGTTCTTCATCGCCTGAACGGCGTTCAAGATCAGATTCATCAATACCTGTTCGATCATATGGCTGTCCACCATCACGTTGGGCAAGCCGAGCCCCAACTCGGTCTCCAGCGCGATGCGGTTGGGAGCGAACAGGTGGGTGGTCAGCGTCAACACCCGCTCGACAATCTGGTTGATGTCGGCCGGACTGAATTCAGGCTCGTGCTGTTGGGAGAAATCCAATAACTGCCGAACGATCTTCTGCACCCGCCTGACGCCGTGCTCCATGGAGGCCCAGTACTCCTCTTGCCGGGCCGGGGAAATGCCGCCTTTTCTCAGGTTGTAAAGGCAGTTGAGGATGCCTCCGAGGGGATTGTTGATTTCGTGCGCCACGCCGGCCGCAAGTTTTCCGATGGACGCCAATTTTTCGGCGTTGCGGATCTGCTGCTCCAACTTTTTCGTCTCCGTCATGTCGCGGGCGATCCCGAGCACGCCGAGAATCCGGCCCTCGGCGCCTTGGAGGGGGGAGACGCTGATCATCGCCGTTCGGATCTCGCCCCGCTTGGTCACGATTTCCACCTCGTACACCTGTTTCGCACCGATATCTAAGGTGGCTTTGAGGCGCCGGCCGCGGTGACGCCGTGAGAGTAACGAGAGATAGGGACGGCCCAGCAGATCGTCCTTGCGATACCCCCAGGCGCCGACCTTGCCGTTGACATAGGTGAATCGCTGCTCCGTATCGAGCGTGTAGATGACGTCGTTGGCGTTTTCCAGCAAATTTTCCAAGTACTGCTTCGTTTCCTCGATTTCCCTTGTCCGTTCCCTCACCTTGATCTCGAGGTCTTCCCGATAGGACTCCAACTGCCGCTCGAGCTTTTTCCGGTCCGTAATGTCCCGCATCTGCACCATGACCAGGTCCCGATCGGCGCCCCCGGCGCCGATCAGATTCATCTCGACCGGCACCACGCGGCCGTCGCAGTGCATGACGGCAATTTCCCTCGTCAAAACCCGCTGGTGGCCGCCTCCGATCTCCGCCAACCATTCCTTGAACTCACGGTGACGGTCCTCTGCGATCAGATCGAGAATGTTCCGCCCGACGACGCCGGCCTCCGCGTAGCCCAGCACCTGTTCCTCGCGCTTGTTCACGGCGGCGATCATTCCCCGGGCGTCGATCATGAACACCGAGTCGGCGACCAGATCGAACAGGGCCTTGTAGCGGGCCTGCGAGGCGGCCAACTGCCGTGTGCGCTCCGAGACGGCCTGCTCCAGTCCCGCCGTATAGCGATGCAGCTCTTGCTCCAACCGGCGCCGCTCCGTGACGTCCCGGACGAAGGCGCGGGAATAAATCAACCCGCCGCGCTCACGGTCGAGAAGCGCCGTGGCGTGAATTTCGACGTCGATCGACCGTCCGTCCTTCGCCACGAGCAGGGTTTCCATGGACCCCTGTCCCCGCGAGACCAATTGCTCGAGAAAATGCAATGTCCGCGGTTCCTCTCCCTTCGGCACCACTTCCCAAAGCCGAAGGGCCAGCATTTCTTCGAGCGTATAGCCCAATTTGTCGAGCCCCGTCTTATTCACGTGGACGAACCGGCCGCCGCGATCCATCTGATAAATCATCTCCGGCGAATGTTCGATCAAATCGCGATACCGCTCCTCCAACTGTTTGACATCGGCCATCTGCCGTTCGATTTGCCCGAACGACCGTTGCAGATTGGCGGCCATGTGATTGAACGCTTCCGCCAGTTGTTCGATTTCATCGCCGGTTTTGAGATCAAGCCGCCGGTCCAACCGTCCGCTCCCGATCTCCCGCGCCCCCTCCTGCAACAGTTTGATCGGACCGGCGATGCGCCCCGCCATCACCACCCCGATTCCGCCGAGCACGGCCAATACCGTTCCGCCGAACAACAGGATCTTGGTCATCAACTCGCCGAGGGGAGCGAAGATTTCTCCGGGATCCTGCCGCACGACGACCAGCCAATGCCGGCCTCCGAGGCTCCCCGCGGCAAGACCGTCGGCGAATCGCACGGGCGCGTACCCGATCATGCCTCCTTCGCTCCCGTGCGAATCGTCATCGACCGACGCCCACCCGGGTTTGAGCGCCCCCAACAGGCCGACGACCTCTGGGCGGATCGTGTGCGCTTCCGGAGCCAGCACCGGACATAGAACCACGACGCCGTCCGAACCGACCAACATGGCGTGCCCCGTGGCGCCGAGTGAAACTTCCGCAATGGAATGGAACACGGTGTCGCGTCGAAGCAGAATCGTGATCGCCCCGATCGCCGTCTTTTGCCCTTCGTCCATGATGGGCACCGCGACGGTCACGACGTGCGTCCCGAAGGCGGGATCGAACGCCACGTCGCCCACGTAGGGCCGCGCCCCGCCGTCTTGCACGACGGCCCGCCACCACGCCGTCTTCTTGTACCAATACTCCACCTGGGGAATGGAACTGATCACCAGGGCTCCCTGCTCGTCCGTCACCAGAATGCCGACGTAGTCGGACTTCCGAATCTCATGCCAGCGGATCAGCGAATTCGTCGAGATTCGGTTGACGAACAACGGAAACTCGCTGCGCGAATCCCGCTGCCCCCAGCGCCGCTGCCAATCCTTGATGATGGCCTCGATGGCGCGGGAATCCTTGCCTTCATAGGTTCGATTGGCTTCCAAGACGGCGGCGCGAAGAAACGGCATGGTGGCGAGCTGTTGCGCCTCGTTGACGGTGCGGGTCACCTGCATTTCGACGCGGCGGGCGGCCTCGACGGCGGCTTCTTTGAAATTCGCTCCCGTTGTCTCGCGTAACGCCCGGCGCTCTTCGAGATAGAGCAGGATCAGAAACAACGTCAGGGGCAGGAGGCCGACCACCACGATCGCCGCGATGATCTTGCGCTGGAGGCTGTGGAACCGGCTCCAGAATGTCATGCCCATCCCATCGGTTGAGGGAAGGTACCGCGGGAGAATCGCTCTGCGGGCGAACGACTCGCGGACCGGCTCGCGGTCTCCGAACGGAACCGTCTTATTCCATCATCCGGCTCAACCGCGTTTCAAGAGCCGGCCCGGCTTGCCCGGCCACAGAAGGACCAGCGGGCTCGCGACAAAGACGGACGAATAGGTGCCGCAAATCACGCCCCACAGGAGCGCCAGCGAAAAGTCGTGCAGCACCTCGCCGCCAGCGATCGTCAAGGGAATCAGCACCAGGATCACCGTCAAGCTGGTGACGATGGTCCGGCTCAGAACCTGATTGACGGCGTTGTTGATCGTGGCTTCTTCGCTCTCCCGACGGCGCACCTTCAGATTTTCCCGGATCCGGTCGAAGACGACGACGGTATCGGTCAGGGAATAGCCGGCCAGCGTCAACAGGGCCGTGACGATGAGCAGCGTGATCTCCTTGTCCAGCACGTAAAACGCGCCGAGCACCGCCAACACGTCGTGAAACGTCGCCAGCGCCGCCGCGACGCCGAACCGCAGCTCGAATCGCGCCGCGATGTACATGATGATCCCGGCGAAGGAAATGAGGATCGCGATGAGCGCGTCCTCCTGAAGCTTTTTGCCGATCGTCGGCCCGATTTCGGTCGTGGAGTCCACCACGAACGAATTGCCGGGGAACTCCTTGGCGAACACCCCGACGATCCGCTCCGCGATCTTTTCCTCGATCGTCGTCGAGGTTTTGACGCGAACAAGCAGCTTGTTGTCCTCCCCGAATTCCTGCAGCTCGGCGTTGCCCACCCCGTTGGACTCCAGCGCCTTTCTCGCTTCGTCGATGCGGATCGGCTGCTCGAACTTCAACTGCACCGCCGTGCCTCCGGCGAAATCGATGCCGAGATTCGCCGCTCCCCGAGCGATCTGAATCACGGCCACGAGCCCCAACGCAACCATGAGACCGGACAAGGCGAAGGTGATCTTGCGCTTGCCCATGAAATCGATGTCGGTTTTTCCTAAGATCTCGAACATGCCTGCTCCTTACCGAACGGGCGAGGGCGGGACTCCGATCCGCGCGCTCCGCCTCGAATTCGCTTCGTTTCAAATACTCAACGTCTGGGCTTTCGGTTGCCGCCTGTACCAGAGGTCGAAAATCACCTTGGTGCCGACCAACGCCGTGAACAGATTGATCGCGATGCCCAGGCACAACGTGACGGCAAACCCCTTGATCGGTCCCGTTCCAAATAAAAAGAGCGCGACCCCGGTGATCAGCGTCGTCACGTGCGAATCGATGATCGTGAGCAACGCTTTGTCGTACCCGGCGTCGATCGCCGTTCGCACGGCCTTGCCGCTCCGCAACTCCTCTCGGATGCGCTCGAAAATCAACACGTTCGAATCGACTCCCATTCCGATCGTAAGCACGATCCCGGCGATGCCCGGCAATGTCAGCGTCGCGTTTAAGGCGGACAGCGCGCCCATCAGACACACCAAGTTCAAAATCAGCGCAAAGTCGGCGATCGCGCCGGAAAGACGGTAATACACGATCATGAACAGGATGACCACCGCTCCCGCGATCAACGTCGCCCTGATGCCCTTGTCGATCGAGTCTTGCCCGAGAGACGGACCGACCGTCAAATCCTGCACGATCTTAAGAGGCGCCGGCAGAGCCCCGGCCCGCAACACGATGGCGAGATCGTTGGCCTCCTGCGTCGTAAAGGTGCCGGTGATTTGGGCGCGTCCGCCTCCGATCCGCTCTTGAATGACGGGGGCCGAATAAATCGTGTTGTCGAGCACGATCGCCATCCGTTTCTTGACATTCTCCGCCGTGATCCGCTCGAACTCCTGGCCTCCCCTGGAATCAAAGGTGATGGACACGTAGGGATCGTTGAATTGCCCGATCGACACCCGCGCGTCGCTCAAGACGTCGCCGGTGAGCATGACCCGCTTCTTGACCAGATACGGAATCCTGTATTCGCGTCCCGTCTCCTTGTCGACCGCGCGCTCGAACAAAATCTCGTCGCCCTCGGGGATCTTGTCCTGAAACTGCCGGATGATTTCCTCTTCCATGTCCTTCGGAATCCGGGCCGGCAGCTCCAACCGCAGTTGGGCGTCCTCGTCCAGCATTTTGAACTCAAGCAGGGCGGTTTCCTTGATCAAGTCCTTGGCCCGTTTTGGCTCTTTGATGCCCGGCAACTGCACGACGATCTGCTTCAAGCCCTGCCGCTGCACGATCGGCTCGGTCACGCCGAACTGATCGATTCGGTTGCGGATCGTCTCCAGGGCCTGATTGATCGCGAAGTCCTTGATGCGCTTGCTCTCCGCTTCGCGCAGTTCCCACACCAGCGAAGTGGACGTTCCGGCCGATTCGTTTTCGGCGAAGGACGGATACTCGTCGATCAGTTTCTGGATCGAGGTTTTGAGTCCCTCATCCCCGAATCGAATCGTGATCTGTTGGGAGGCCGTGCGTTTCACCGACTCGACGGCAATGTTCTTTTCGGCCAGCAAGTCTTGAAGCGACGTCACGGTTCGGTCGACCGTGATCTCCACCGCCCGATCTTCGTCCACCTCCATCACCAGGTGAATGCCGCCCTGCAAGTCAAGACCCAGCGCGATGCCCTTGTCCGGAAGGACGGTCTTCATCCAACCGGGCAGCGTTTGATACAGCGGCTGGTACGACGGCAACGAACATATCACCGACGTCGCGATGACCAGCGCCAACAATCCCAATCGCCCGCTCACCTTCTTCATGATCGCTCCAACCTCTTCGTTTCGGACGGCCTACGCATCTTTTTCTTTGTCCTCGTCTTCCCCGCGCAGCCGCGCGATGTAATCCCGCTGGATCTTGATCCGCGTATTGTCGGCTATTTGGAGGGTGACGGTATGTTTCCCGAGATTGGTGACCGTTCCCCAAATGCCGGACGTGGTCACGACTTTGTCGCCTTTCTTGAGCGCGTCGATCAAGGCCTTCTGCTCTTTCTGCTTCTTCTGCTGCGGCCGAATCAGCAGAAAGTAAAAGATGATGAAAATCAGAATAAAGGGAACGAGGGAAAGCAGCCCTCCCGGGCCTTGCCCGCCGGCCCCCGCCCCGTTCGCCCCGGCCCCCTGGGCCCATGCTATGGATTCCATCAACATAACGAACGATCTCCTCTTTCCTTGTTGTGGACGCTGTCTCCCGCCGCAACGACCTCCGGGTCTTCCCGCGCCGCGGCGCTCGACGGTTCCTGCGCGTGGCTGCGATAAAAAGCCGCTCGAAATTCCGAAAACGTTCCTTGCTCGACGGCCGCTCGGACACGGCGCATCAGATCCGAAAAATACCAAAGGTTATGAATGGTGTTCAGCCGCGAGGCCAACATTTCTTTCACCGAGAACAGATGATGAAGATACGCCCGCGAGTAGCGCCCGCAGACCGGGCACCCGCAGTCGGGATCGACCGGCCGCTCATCTCGGGCGTATCGGGCTTGTTTGATGACCACCCGTCCCGCGGTCGTAAACAACGAGCCGGTCCGTCCATGTCGCGAGGGCGCGACGCAGTCGAAGAGGTCGATGCCGCGAAAGACCCCTTCGATCAGATCTTCCGGGTATCCCACTCCCATCAGATACCGCGGCTTGTTCTCCGGCAGTTCCGGCACCGTCGCGTCGAGCATCGCGTACATCTCGGCCTTGCTTTCTCCCACGGACAGGCCGCCGACCGCATAGCCGTCGAATCCCATGGCCGTAAGGTCTCTCGCCGAGCGGACGCGCAGATCCGCGTCCAGACCGCCCTGCACGATCCCGAACAGGGCTTGGTCGTTTCTGCGCCGACCGGCCAAACAACGTTCGGCCCATAACTTGGTTCGCCGCACACTGTCCACCACCGCCTCGCGGCTCGCGGGCAACGCGACGCAGTGATCGAAGGCCATGATGATATCGGCTCCCAACGCTTCTTGGATTTCAACGGCGATTTCCGGGGTGATGAAATGACTCGATCCGTCGATGTGCGATTGGAAGACGACGCCTTCGTCCGTCACCTTGCATAACTTGGCCAAACTGAACACCTGAAAGCCCCCGCTGTCCGTCAAAATCGCTCCGGGCCAGCCGGTAAAGGCGTGCAGTCCGCCCATCTCGGCCACGATCTTGTGCCCCGGACGGAGGTAGAGATGATAGGCGTTGTTCAACAACAACCGGAATCCCATGAGCTGCAGATCGTCCGGCGCCAGTCCCTTGACCGGCCCCAACGAACCGACCGGCATGAACGTCGGCGTATCGATGACGGCTCGCGCGGTGCACAATCGGCCGACCCTGGCTTTGGATTGCCGATCCTGTTGTTGAAGCCGATACTGGATCATGCCGCGCCCTTCTTTTTTCACATCTGCTCGGGCGCGGAAATTCCCAGCACCGTCAGACCGTTTCTGATGACTTGCTGAACGCCGCGCATGAGGGCCAGCCTGGCGGCGGTCCGCTTGGGCGTCAGTTCCTCGGCCGATCCCGCCTCATCGTGTTCCTGACCGCCCGCGGGAGGGAGGATCCGATGTTTGTTGTAAAAGGTATGCAGCAGCGCCGCGAGCTGTTGGAGATAATACGTGACACGATGGGGCTCGAACGTGGACGCGCTGGTCTGAAGGATGTCCGGATAGACGGAGAGCTTTCGAATCAGCCCCAATTCGTCAGGATCGGTCAAGGGGGCGAGGTCCGTCTCGTTCGGTCGAGGGCACTCAATGCCCCGCGAGGCGGCCGTCCGCCACAAGCTCGCGATACGAGCGTGGGCGTATTGCACGTAGTACACCGGATTGTCCGCCGATCGTTGCTTGGCCAGTTCCAGATCAAAGTCAAGATGAGTCCGTGAGTCCCTCATGAGGAAAAAGAACTTCGCGGCATCGGCGCCCACTTCGTCGATGACTTCGCGCATGGTCACGAACGAACCGGTCCGCTTTGACATCTTGACTTCGACCCCGGCCCGCAGGAGTTTGACGAGTTGAACCAACACCACCCGCAACCGCTCCTTCGGATGGCCGTAGGCCTGCATCACGGCCTCCATGCGGGGGATGTAGCCGTGGTGGTCGGCTCCCCACACGTCGACCAGCAGATCATATCCGCGCCGCAGCTTGTCCCGATGATAGGCGATGTCCGACGCCAGGTAGGTGTATTCGCCGTCCTGCTTCTTGACGACACGGTCTTTTTCATCGCCGAAGGTCGTGGAACGAAACCACAGTGCGCCCTCTTGCTCAAACAAAAGGCCGCGGGCTTGCAAATCGTCCAAAGCCTGCTCCACCGCCCCGGACTTGAGCAACGACTCTTCGCTGAACCACGACTGAAATTCGACGCCGAACGACGCAAGGTCCCCACGGATCAATTCCAACAGTTCCTGATAAGCGAGCATACGGCATCGCGCCTCGATCTCCGCCGGATCGGACGGTCCCGTCTCGTCGTCGAGCTTCTGCTTGAGGCGTCGGGCCACATCGTTGATATAGGCGCCGTGGTAGCCTTCTTCCGGAAATTCGGCAGGCTGCCCGCAGAGTTCTCGGTAACGCGCATAGACCGACGCTCCCAACAGTTTCATCTGTCTGCCGGCGTCGTTGATATAGTACTCGCTGGTCACGTCATACCCGACTGCTTCCAACAGGCGGGCGACGGCCTGCCCGACCGCCGCTCCCCGTCCGTGCCCGACATGGAGTGGACCGGTGGGATTAGCGCTGACATATTCGACGAGGACGCGATGTCCCCGTCCCACGTCGGCTTTGCCGTAGGCGTCTCCTCTCGCATCGATCTCTCGTAACACTTCGTGCCACAGGGTCGGCTTGATCGTCAGGTTCAAAAATCCAGGGCGGACAATTTCCACCCGCTCGAAGAGCTGCTCCGTTTCCGTGAGATGTTCGGCGATAATCTCGGCGATCTCGTGAGGTCCTTTTTTTTCCGACGGCGCCAAGGACATCGCGATCGTCGTCGCCAATTCTCCCCATTCCGGACGTTTTGGCGCGTCCAGAGTCAACGCCGGCCAGGTTTCCGTCTTCAATCGGCCCTTTTTCTTGGCCTCATTGAGCGCACCGAGCAAGGCGGTGGCAACCATTTCTTGGACGATGCCGTGAGACACGTCTAATCTCCTAAGTTCTTAGCAAAGAAGGAGAAAATGAACGGGCCACTTTAGCACACGGGTCTGGTGGAGACAAGGTAGAGTCCGGGTGGTGGTCTTGTGATTTGATTATCGATTGCTCATGTTTTCTCCACGCGTCCAGTATCTGTTCCGGGGAAATGGCCAAACAGACTCTTTCGGAACAAGCGGTGACGTGCTCCCACGAAGGGCACTTGCACGGTCCTGCGTGCAAGACAATCACGTGCGATCCTTTGGGCGCCCATCGGGCTGGGTCGGTCGGCCCGAAGAGTGCAACGGTGGGGACTCTCAACAGCCCTGCCAAGTGAGTGATGCCTGAGTCATGTCCGATGTACACCCGCGCTCGGAGAAGCGCACCGGCGACGGTCGTCAAATCGGTATCGCGTAAGACGGGGAGAGGACGGCCTATTTTCTCGACGATGGCCTTCACGGCTTCTCGGTCGGCCGGACCTTCCAGGAGAAGACACTGTGTCTCCGCGTTTTTTAATTCGTCAATGACAGAGGCCAACGCTTCCGGCCTTGTACACTTTGCTCGGCTCCCGCTCCCCGGATGAATCATCACCATGGGACGATCAAGAGCAATGCCCCGTTTTGCCAGGCACATCTCTCCGCTCTGCTTGAGCACCGACGGAACGGGTATCCGCGGCACAACGGCCGGACCATGCCCTCGTTGTCCGATCGCTTCGCAAAAACGGTCACTCTGATGCGTCGCCGTCACAGTGGGGTCGAAGGGTGATCGTATGCGCACGTGGCCGATACCCCTCATTTTGAGACGTTTCTCAATAAGACCGTCATCATCCTTCAACCACCCGATGGCAAGCTCACAATCCTGAATCCAGGAGTACTTCTCGCTCGACGGAAACGATTCTTCACCGAACAAGAGATCCCGAATGGCGCCGGTTTCAAAAGAAACCCACTCTTCCACCACGTTACATTCCGACAGAAGTCGCCCGACGGGTTCATGGGAAGCGAGGACATATCGGTGGTTCGGATAACCGGCCCGAAGCCGTTGAAGAGCCGGAACCGCAAGGAGGACGTCACCGAGAGAGCCCGGATGAATGACGAGAACGGTTTTGGGCATTGACGTTTAACTTCCAATGCGAGGGCTTCCCGCCATTTTTCTGGCCGCTTCCAGCTCCTCCGGCGTGTTGACATTGAAAAACGACCGCCCCTCCGGGTCAAGGCCGCTCATTTCCGTCTGCTTGACCCATCGAACCCGAAGACTCGCCTCATCAACAACGTCTTTTATACTGAGCCGGCCGCTCTGCACCATCTTCTCGATGACCGGCAGGCACCGACTGCTATAAAGCGCATGTGTCGGTTGCGGGCCGAACTCGGAACGCGGAATCACGACATCCACATTGTCTTTCAATGAAACCAGGTATCGGATCACGATCGGACTTATGAATGGCATGTCGCAGGCGACCGCAAAAATATATGGTGTCCGCGATAGTTTCAATCCCGTGTAGATCCCTCCTAGACTTCCACGATTTGGGATAAGATCCCTCCACACCGGTGTGGCGGCCTCGATCATCGTGGAATCATCTCCGACCACGATACTCACGCTCTGAAAGACGCCCTGCAACACGGCGAGGCTCCGCTCAAGAAGAGTATGTTCGCCCACGGAGAGAAATCTTTTATCCTTTCCCATCCGCCGACTTCGGCCACCGGCGAGGAGAATACCCGTGACGTCGGAGATCATTTCTTTCTTCTGAACAATCGATGGGTAAAAACAAAGAGGGGGTGGGAAAATCCCACCCCCTCTCTCGCTTGCCAATATTCTCGTGAGGCCAACCCGTTTACAGGGTTTTTCCTTTCTTCTTGTTGGCGCGGCGCGTCAAGACCCACCCTTCGAGAAACACAACGCCGACGGCAATGACAACAGGATAAATGTAGGTTTCTTGTGGGATCGGAGGATTCATA
This sequence is a window from Candidatus Nitrospira inopinata. Protein-coding genes within it:
- a CDS encoding sigma-54-dependent transcriptional regulator, with amino-acid sequence MKGLSILLVDDEPLIRLSMVDALEAVGYDVQTASSGMEGVEAVGQRRFDVVITDLRLPGCDGLTVLKAAKDRSSETEVVVITAHGSVETAVGAMKLGAADYVTKPFQMDELLLIIERIARVVMLRRENEDLKATLENKFSFGGILGANSRMRAVLEKIKLVAATDSTVLILGESGTGKELVANAVHQNSPRRDGPLIKVSCAALPETLLEAELFGHEKGAFTGALRQRRGRFELAHRGTLFLDEIGELSPVVQVKLLRVLQERKFERVGGNDTIDADVRLVCATQKDLRKEVAQGRFRDDLFYRLNVVQIVIPPLRERREDIMLIAEHVIETCAAKLNKKLKGFSPAARELLLRYSYPGNVRELENIVERAVALGHERQVIEPTDLCGFQSCPYLGGPPQESCGFCNEGLTGGKQAAHRPLMPLAAAREQFEKEYIVSVLERVEGSRTTASKVLGLSRKALWEKCKRYGIPSPYGDHHEDDEEPA
- a CDS encoding PAS domain S-box protein, which encodes MTFWSRFHSLQRKIIAAIVVVGLLPLTLFLILLYLEERRALRETTGANFKEAAVEAARRVEMQVTRTVNEAQQLATMPFLRAAVLEANRTYEGKDSRAIEAIIKDWQRRWGQRDSRSEFPLFVNRISTNSLIRWHEIRKSDYVGILVTDEQGALVISSIPQVEYWYKKTAWWRAVVQDGGARPYVGDVAFDPAFGTHVVTVAVPIMDEGQKTAIGAITILLRRDTVFHSIAEVSLGATGHAMLVGSDGVVVLCPVLAPEAHTIRPEVVGLLGALKPGWASVDDDSHGSEGGMIGYAPVRFADGLAAGSLGGRHWLVVVRQDPGEIFAPLGELMTKILLFGGTVLAVLGGIGVVMAGRIAGPIKLLQEGAREIGSGRLDRRLDLKTGDEIEQLAEAFNHMAANLQRSFGQIERQMADVKQLEERYRDLIEHSPEMIYQMDRGGRFVHVNKTGLDKLGYTLEEMLALRLWEVVPKGEEPRTLHFLEQLVSRGQGSMETLLVAKDGRSIDVEIHATALLDRERGGLIYSRAFVRDVTERRRLEQELHRYTAGLEQAVSERTRQLAASQARYKALFDLVADSVFMIDARGMIAAVNKREEQVLGYAEAGVVGRNILDLIAEDRHREFKEWLAEIGGGHQRVLTREIAVMHCDGRVVPVEMNLIGAGGADRDLVMVQMRDITDRKKLERQLESYREDLEIKVRERTREIEETKQYLENLLENANDVIYTLDTEQRFTYVNGKVGAWGYRKDDLLGRPYLSLLSRRHRGRRLKATLDIGAKQVYEVEIVTKRGEIRTAMISVSPLQGAEGRILGVLGIARDMTETKKLEQQIRNAEKLASIGKLAAGVAHEINNPLGGILNCLYNLRKGGISPARQEEYWASMEHGVRRVQKIVRQLLDFSQQHEPEFSPADINQIVERVLTLTTHLFAPNRIALETELGLGLPNVMVDSHMIEQVLMNLILNAVQAMKNGGVLTIRTSIAEGVCRVEVRDTGSGIPPSILPRVFDPFFTTKGEGEGTGLGLSVNLGIVERHGGRILVDSEVGKGTTFTLCLPVSRDHSLVERAP
- the secF gene encoding protein translocase subunit SecF — encoded protein: MFEILGKTDIDFMGKRKITFALSGLMVALGLVAVIQIARGAANLGIDFAGGTAVQLKFEQPIRIDEARKALESNGVGNAELQEFGEDNKLLVRVKTSTTIEEKIAERIVGVFAKEFPGNSFVVDSTTEIGPTIGKKLQEDALIAILISFAGIIMYIAARFELRFGVAAALATFHDVLAVLGAFYVLDKEITLLIVTALLTLAGYSLTDTVVVFDRIRENLKVRRRESEEATINNAVNQVLSRTIVTSLTVILVLIPLTIAGGEVLHDFSLALLWGVICGTYSSVFVASPLVLLWPGKPGRLLKRG